Proteins from a genomic interval of bacterium:
- the ruvA gene encoding Holliday junction branch migration protein RuvA, which translates to MIGYIEGKLSVKTPALIVMDVSGLGYEMHISLTTYNQIGKIGEKLKIFTHLYVREDKLELYGFATEDEKGFFKTLISISGIGPSVAIRILSAIKVDRFKAAVVDEDVGILTTIPGIGKKTAQRIIVELKDKIGVLTNREKSYLIGKDPEERSVINDSISALVSLGYSRAIAQRAVDRVLSETKEEIKIEELIRKSLKFV; encoded by the coding sequence ATGATAGGATACATAGAAGGAAAGTTATCGGTTAAAACGCCAGCCCTTATTGTTATGGATGTTAGCGGACTTGGCTATGAGATGCACATTTCGCTGACAACGTATAATCAAATTGGTAAAATCGGCGAAAAACTGAAGATTTTTACCCATCTTTATGTAAGAGAAGATAAGTTAGAGCTTTATGGCTTTGCGACTGAAGATGAGAAGGGGTTTTTCAAAACACTAATTTCAATATCAGGGATAGGGCCAAGTGTGGCTATAAGGATTTTATCTGCTATAAAAGTTGATAGATTTAAGGCTGCCGTTGTGGATGAAGATGTTGGAATATTAACCACAATCCCAGGCATAGGCAAAAAAACTGCACAGCGAATCATAGTAGAACTCAAGGATAAAATAGGTGTTTTAACAAACAGAGAAAAATCTTATCTGATTGGCAAAGACCCTGAGGAACGTTCTGTAATCAATGACAGTATATCCGCATTGGTTTCATTGGGGTATTCCCGCGCTATTGCACAAAGAGCTGTTGACAGGGTGCTGTCTGAGACAAAAGAAGAGATAAAGATAGAAGAGCTTATACGAAAGTCCCTCAAGTTTGTATAA
- the ruvC gene encoding crossover junction endodeoxyribonuclease RuvC: protein MRILGVDPGVARTGYAVIETQQGKDALSPLRFGCIETSKDEPFFNRLKMIYAKISDIIEKYNPDVLSIEELFFCKNVKTALQVGQARGAIIVAGVNADLEIASYTPLEIKLAIVGYGKASKQQVQFMVKKLLRLEETPKPDDAADALAIALCYINRSVPRGKNDRIHRRKVIG from the coding sequence GTGCGCATTCTTGGTGTTGATCCAGGCGTTGCCAGAACAGGCTACGCAGTTATAGAAACCCAGCAGGGAAAAGATGCTCTTTCGCCTTTAAGATTTGGATGCATAGAAACATCCAAAGATGAGCCATTTTTTAATCGTCTCAAGATGATTTATGCTAAAATCTCTGATATAATAGAAAAGTATAATCCTGATGTCCTTAGTATCGAAGAATTGTTTTTTTGCAAGAATGTAAAAACTGCTCTTCAGGTAGGACAAGCAAGAGGGGCAATTATAGTAGCTGGTGTTAATGCTGATCTTGAAATAGCGTCCTATACCCCTTTGGAAATAAAGCTGGCTATAGTAGGATATGGAAAAGCGTCCAAACAGCAGGTACAGTTTATGGTAAAAAAGCTTTTGCGTCTCGAGGAAACACCAAAGCCCGACGATGCAGCAGATGCTTTGGCTATTGCCCTGTGTTATATAAATCGATCAGTACCTAGAGGAAAAAATGATAGGATACATAGAAGGAAAGTTATCGGTTAA
- a CDS encoding YebC/PmpR family DNA-binding transcriptional regulator: protein MSGHSKWASIKHKKAKVDAQRGKTFTKLIKEITVAARSGGGDVNANARLRSAIQVAKDANMPASNVERAIKKGTGELPGVNYEELAYEGYGPAGVAIYAELLTDNKNRTASEIKHVFSKNGGHLAEAGSVAWMFEKKGLCHVKKDAVLEDRLMEIVLDAGAEDMNTESDFYEIITNPQTFEQVKAAILKEGITPELAEITMVPKSTVSVAGKKAEQVLHLMEELEDHDDVQHVYSNFDISDEEMEKI, encoded by the coding sequence ATGTCAGGTCATTCAAAATGGGCATCAATCAAACATAAGAAAGCGAAAGTTGATGCGCAGCGTGGAAAGACATTTACAAAGCTTATTAAGGAAATAACTGTTGCTGCGCGCAGTGGTGGAGGCGATGTCAACGCTAATGCCAGACTAAGAAGTGCTATTCAGGTAGCAAAAGACGCCAACATGCCTGCGTCAAATGTAGAGCGTGCAATTAAAAAAGGGACAGGGGAATTACCCGGAGTAAACTACGAAGAGCTTGCGTATGAAGGATACGGTCCTGCCGGAGTAGCTATTTATGCAGAACTTCTTACTGATAATAAGAATCGTACAGCTTCTGAAATAAAACATGTTTTCTCAAAAAATGGCGGACATCTTGCTGAAGCAGGAAGTGTAGCGTGGATGTTTGAGAAAAAAGGCTTATGTCATGTTAAAAAAGATGCTGTACTTGAGGATAGACTTATGGAAATTGTTTTAGATGCCGGAGCTGAAGATATGAACACAGAGAGTGATTTCTACGAGATCATAACTAATCCTCAAACTTTTGAGCAAGTAAAGGCAGCAATTCTAAAAGAAGGCATCACTCCTGAGCTGGCAGAAATAACTATGGTGCCTAAGAGCACAGTTTCTGTTGCAGGGAAAAAGGCTGAACAGGTGCTTCATCTTATGGAAGAACTCGAAGATCATGATGATGTGCAGCATGTTTATAGTAACTTTGATATCTCTGATGAGGAAATGGAAAAGATATAG